In Puniceicoccaceae bacterium, one genomic interval encodes:
- a CDS encoding azurin, which produces MQLTSPLLKTLISIITLFVLAGCGAEKPADSTETVGADGVRTIQVTGNDAMKFNITEITATAGEPLRLTLTNIGKMPKQGMAHNWVLLKPIAESEINKIGMAAATQGPEYLPTDQSKILVHTRMLGPGESDTIEFNAPTDPGAYPFICTFPGHYAIMRGTLKVTAP; this is translated from the coding sequence ATGCAACTCACAAGTCCATTACTCAAAACGCTCATCAGCATCATCACCCTTTTTGTACTCGCTGGCTGCGGCGCCGAAAAACCCGCTGACAGCACCGAAACTGTCGGAGCGGACGGCGTTCGCACGATTCAGGTCACCGGCAATGATGCGATGAAATTCAACATCACCGAGATCACGGCAACCGCTGGCGAACCCCTGCGTCTGACCCTGACCAACATCGGAAAAATGCCAAAACAGGGCATGGCGCACAACTGGGTGCTGCTCAAGCCGATCGCAGAATCCGAAATCAACAAGATTGGCATGGCTGCCGCCACTCAAGGACCGGAATATCTGCCAACGGATCAATCCAAGATTCTCGTGCACACCCGAATGCTCGGACCAGGAGAGAGCGACACGATTGAATTCAACGCTCCGACCGACCCCGGTGCCTATCCATTCATCTGCACATTCCCGGGGCACTATGCCATCATGCGGGGAACCCTCAAGGTCACGGCCCCCTGA